A genomic stretch from Sporocytophaga myxococcoides DSM 11118 includes:
- a CDS encoding LolA family protein — MKKIALGLLAICLSFRAVYAQQDPKAAATLDAVSKKYQQIKSFKAKFTYSLESPTAGINETSEGEIIVQGPKFNLKLSGQEIINNGTTVWTYLKESNEVNITNYEPGEEDITPSRIYSIYKKGYKYAFLEEKQEGGKVYEVIDLIPEDKNNQFFKVRLEINKKDKTIRSWKIFEKNGNRYLYTVKNFFPDFKVDESLFLFDKSKYKNVEVVDLR, encoded by the coding sequence ATGAAAAAAATCGCCCTGGGGCTTTTAGCAATTTGTTTAAGTTTCCGAGCAGTTTATGCTCAACAGGATCCTAAAGCCGCCGCAACGCTTGACGCTGTAAGTAAAAAATATCAACAAATAAAATCCTTTAAGGCAAAGTTTACCTATTCATTGGAAAGTCCCACTGCGGGAATCAATGAAACCTCTGAAGGAGAAATTATAGTTCAGGGGCCCAAATTTAACCTGAAATTAAGTGGTCAGGAAATCATTAATAACGGTACTACCGTTTGGACCTATCTTAAAGAATCCAATGAAGTGAATATCACAAATTATGAACCTGGCGAGGAGGATATCACTCCTTCAAGAATCTACAGCATTTACAAGAAAGGGTACAAATATGCTTTCCTGGAAGAAAAACAAGAAGGAGGAAAAGTCTACGAAGTTATTGATCTCATTCCTGAAGATAAGAACAATCAGTTCTTTAAAGTCAGATTGGAGATTAACAAAAAGGACAAGACCATAAGAAGCTGGAAAATATTTGAAAAGAACGGTAACAGATACCTTTACACTGTAAAAAACTTTTTCCCTGATTTTAAAGTAGACGAGTCATTGTTTTTATTTGACAAATCAAAATATAAAAATGTAGAAGTGGTCGATTTAAGATAA
- a CDS encoding quinone-dependent dihydroorotate dehydrogenase, translating into MYKKILRPLLFQIDPEKVHHLTFDLVRFFFKIPGISLLFKLLYRVKDKRLERKVFGITFPNPVGLAAGFDKDARLFNELSCMGFGFVEIGTLTPKPQPGNDKPRLFRLREDEAIINRMGFNNEGVEAAVARLKNRKEKVIIGGNIGKNKVTSNEDAVKDYEYSFEVLFDYVDYFVVNVSSPNTPNLRALQDKEPLTQLLRTLKERNLKKSSPKPILLKIAPDLTNEQLDDVISILKEVKIEGIIATNTTISRSGLKTEQAVIDDIGTLGGLSGKPLHKRSVEVVEYLVQKSGNTFPVIAVGGIHSAEDAMDMFRAGAALVQLYTGFIYEGPALVSSINKKLLKEK; encoded by the coding sequence TTGTATAAAAAAATTCTACGCCCGCTCCTTTTTCAAATCGATCCTGAAAAAGTTCACCATCTGACATTCGATCTTGTTCGTTTTTTCTTTAAAATTCCAGGCATATCACTGTTGTTCAAGTTACTTTATCGGGTAAAAGATAAAAGACTTGAGCGTAAGGTATTTGGCATTACATTTCCTAATCCGGTCGGGCTGGCAGCCGGATTTGATAAGGATGCGAGGTTGTTTAATGAATTGTCCTGCATGGGATTCGGATTTGTAGAAATCGGGACACTAACTCCTAAGCCTCAGCCAGGTAATGATAAGCCACGTTTATTCAGATTGAGAGAAGATGAAGCTATTATAAACAGAATGGGCTTTAATAATGAAGGGGTAGAGGCAGCAGTTGCAAGGTTGAAAAATAGGAAGGAAAAAGTAATTATAGGAGGAAACATTGGTAAGAATAAAGTTACTTCCAATGAAGATGCAGTAAAAGATTATGAATATAGTTTTGAAGTACTGTTTGACTATGTAGATTATTTTGTGGTGAATGTTAGTTCGCCTAATACACCTAACTTAAGAGCACTTCAGGATAAAGAACCTCTTACTCAATTATTGAGAACTCTGAAGGAAAGAAACTTAAAAAAGTCTTCACCTAAGCCAATTCTTCTTAAGATAGCTCCAGACCTTACCAATGAACAGCTGGATGATGTTATATCTATTTTAAAAGAAGTTAAAATTGAAGGTATAATAGCTACAAACACTACTATTTCAAGATCAGGTCTTAAAACCGAGCAGGCAGTTATAGATGATATCGGCACTTTGGGAGGATTAAGCGGAAAGCCTTTACATAAAAGATCTGTAGAAGTGGTTGAATATTTAGTGCAAAAATCAGGAAATACCTTTCCTGTCATTGCAGTTGGCGGGATTCATTCTGCTGAAGATGCTATGGATATGTTCAGAGCAGGGGCAGCCCTGGTACAGTTGTATACAGGTTTTATCTATGAAGGTCCGGCTCTGGTTAGTTCAATCAATAAGAAATTACTCAAAGAAAAATAG
- a CDS encoding DUF2851 family protein, whose protein sequence is MKEDLLHFIWQYQYFHKEGLQTTDGKPLHVLFQGHLNTDAGPDFLNGKVRIDDVEWIGNIEIHVNSSAWKDHHHEQDEAYNSVILHVVFSNDDNVYRQDGTMVPVLELKGRIFPEIIKKYRAFIQDEGIPCLSRFAEVPEMIKLSMLDSVLSERLERKSQKIISELERNNNDWEETCYQMLASNFGFKLNNDPFLRLSKVLPYKIINKCSGNHFQIEALLFGMAGLLKGHFEDEYPRALQKEFNYLSVKFSLHNKQMSGAEWKFLRVRPAGFPSMRIAQLAALLVRHQKLFYKFVESGSRKELYSIFDIATSPYWINHYTFDVLSDTKQKKLGKTSIHNLIINSVVPLLAAYGKQKDIPGLVDKAIEFLEALPAEENFITQKWKKNTLKLKSAFDTQASIELYTNFCLKKQCLKCKIGVNILKETCISGASI, encoded by the coding sequence ATGAAAGAAGATTTACTCCATTTTATATGGCAGTACCAGTACTTCCATAAAGAAGGACTTCAAACCACAGATGGAAAACCACTACATGTGCTTTTTCAAGGTCATCTCAATACAGATGCCGGACCTGATTTTTTAAACGGTAAAGTCAGAATTGACGATGTGGAGTGGATAGGAAATATTGAAATACACGTCAATAGCTCTGCCTGGAAAGACCACCATCATGAGCAGGATGAGGCATATAATTCTGTGATTCTTCATGTCGTTTTTTCTAATGATGATAATGTGTACAGGCAGGATGGAACAATGGTGCCAGTACTTGAACTGAAGGGAAGAATCTTTCCGGAAATAATAAAAAAGTACAGAGCTTTCATTCAAGATGAAGGAATTCCTTGCCTTTCCCGATTTGCAGAAGTCCCGGAGATGATTAAGCTCAGTATGCTGGACTCTGTGTTATCAGAACGTCTTGAAAGGAAATCACAAAAGATAATTTCAGAATTAGAACGAAACAACAATGACTGGGAAGAAACTTGTTATCAGATGTTGGCTTCTAACTTCGGTTTTAAACTTAACAATGATCCTTTTTTAAGGCTAAGCAAAGTCCTGCCATATAAGATTATTAATAAATGTTCTGGCAATCATTTCCAGATTGAAGCTTTGTTATTTGGAATGGCAGGTCTTTTGAAGGGACATTTTGAAGACGAATATCCACGGGCATTGCAAAAGGAGTTTAATTACCTATCCGTGAAGTTTTCACTGCACAATAAACAAATGTCTGGTGCTGAATGGAAATTTCTCCGGGTCAGGCCAGCAGGATTTCCAAGTATGAGAATTGCTCAGCTTGCGGCTTTGCTGGTTCGTCACCAAAAGCTGTTTTATAAGTTCGTTGAAAGTGGATCCCGTAAAGAATTATATTCAATATTTGATATTGCAACAAGCCCATATTGGATAAATCATTACACGTTTGATGTTTTATCGGATACGAAGCAAAAAAAACTTGGCAAAACTTCTATACATAATCTCATTATTAATTCGGTAGTACCTCTCTTGGCTGCTTATGGAAAGCAAAAGGATATACCTGGTTTAGTAGATAAGGCAATTGAATTCTTAGAAGCATTGCCTGCAGAGGAGAATTTCATTACTCAAAAATGGAAAAAAAATACGCTGAAGTTAAAGTCAGCATTCGATACTCAGGCTTCCATAGAACTTTATACTAATTTCTGCTTGAAAAAACAGTGTTTGAAGTGTAAAATTGGAGTAAATATCCTGAAGGAAACATGTATCAGTGGGGCATCCATTTAA
- a CDS encoding YqjF family protein has product MKNIFLQAQWRNLILANYEFDPADLKKFLPHKTELEFFNKKCLVSLVGFKFCNTKVKGLKIPFHTDFEEVNLRFYVKYKSQDGQWKRGVVFIKEIVPKPAITLVANTLYNENYETMPMRHLWKNGNKFEVAYEWKFQNSWNRLKVSADNQTTTFAPGSEEEFITEHYWGYTKIKENKTAEYGVEHPRWNVFPVESYEIEVNCKEIYGNEFACLGNQVPNSVFLAEGSEISVLNGNQI; this is encoded by the coding sequence ATGAAAAATATATTTCTGCAAGCTCAGTGGAGAAATCTAATCCTTGCCAATTACGAATTCGATCCTGCTGATTTAAAAAAGTTTCTTCCGCATAAAACTGAGCTAGAGTTCTTTAATAAAAAATGTCTTGTAAGTCTGGTAGGGTTTAAGTTTTGCAATACAAAAGTCAAAGGATTAAAAATTCCATTTCACACAGATTTTGAGGAAGTAAACCTGAGGTTTTATGTAAAATATAAGTCGCAGGATGGTCAATGGAAGCGAGGTGTTGTATTCATAAAAGAGATCGTTCCAAAGCCCGCTATTACGCTTGTTGCCAATACACTTTACAATGAAAACTATGAAACAATGCCCATGAGGCATTTGTGGAAAAATGGAAACAAGTTTGAAGTAGCATACGAATGGAAATTTCAAAACTCCTGGAATCGGTTAAAAGTAAGTGCTGATAACCAAACTACAACCTTTGCTCCAGGCTCGGAAGAGGAATTTATAACTGAACATTATTGGGGCTATACAAAGATTAAAGAGAATAAAACCGCTGAATATGGAGTGGAGCATCCCAGGTGGAATGTATTCCCGGTGGAATCCTATGAAATTGAAGTTAATTGCAAAGAAATTTATGGCAATGAGTTTGCTTGCCTAGGTAATCAAGTACCTAACAGCGTTTTTCTTGCTGAAGGTTCGGAAATCTCTGTGCTTAATGGTAATCAAATTTAG
- the pyrF gene encoding orotidine-5'-phosphate decarboxylase, giving the protein MKREELVKQIKSKESYLCIGLDTDLKKIPASLQKFEDPIFEFNKRIIDATHEYCVAYKPNIAFYEAMGSKGWDSLEKTLEYIPKEIFTIADAKRGDIGNTSGLYARAFFDNMNFDSVTVAPYMGEDSVTPFLEFKDKWVILLALTSNSGSKDFQMTKLENSKYLYQEVLEKSSKWGNASNLMYVVGATQATLLKEIRKIIPDHFLLVPGVGAQGGSLEEVSQNGMNKDCGLLVNASRSIIYASSGDDFSVKAKEEAIKLRDEMKVYLSKYL; this is encoded by the coding sequence ATGAAAAGAGAAGAGCTGGTAAAGCAAATAAAGTCCAAAGAATCTTACCTGTGTATTGGCCTGGACACAGATCTTAAAAAAATTCCGGCAAGCCTTCAGAAATTCGAAGATCCGATTTTCGAATTCAATAAAAGGATAATTGATGCAACCCATGAATATTGTGTTGCTTATAAACCCAATATCGCCTTTTATGAAGCTATGGGTTCAAAAGGATGGGATTCTCTCGAAAAAACATTAGAATACATACCTAAGGAAATATTTACAATTGCAGATGCCAAAAGAGGTGATATCGGAAATACTTCAGGATTATATGCCAGAGCTTTTTTTGACAACATGAATTTTGATTCTGTTACTGTTGCTCCTTATATGGGAGAAGATTCTGTTACTCCTTTTCTTGAATTCAAAGATAAGTGGGTTATTCTGCTTGCTTTGACATCTAATTCAGGTAGTAAAGATTTTCAAATGACGAAACTTGAAAACAGTAAATACCTTTATCAGGAAGTCTTGGAGAAAAGCAGTAAGTGGGGCAATGCATCAAATCTTATGTACGTTGTTGGGGCAACTCAGGCAACATTATTAAAAGAGATAAGGAAAATAATTCCTGATCATTTTCTTCTGGTACCGGGCGTTGGTGCTCAAGGAGGAAGCTTAGAAGAAGTCTCTCAGAATGGAATGAATAAAGACTGTGGCTTGCTTGTAAATGCTTCCAGAAGCATTATATATGCTTCATCAGGTGATGACTTCAGTGTAAAAGCCAAGGAAGAGGCGATTAAACTAAGAGATGAGATGAAAGTCTATCTCAGCAAATATTTATAA
- a CDS encoding acetyltransferase: protein MDNNPVIIFGAKGLGKVALDIFQSNNVVTYCFLDDDDKLHGKEICDVAVLGRTDDDGFLKYLGKKCSAFVASDDNKLRQNLVQMLKERRKIMPVNAVHSKAFISEYSFLGYGNMINAGAIINSNAKISNHCIISCNALIDFDAQIDDFVQIGAGSIINSGVKIEKGAFIGSGAIIISGVTVGKNARVGAGSVVINNVKDGETVFGNPAKVV, encoded by the coding sequence ATGGATAATAATCCTGTAATTATCTTCGGAGCAAAGGGACTAGGAAAAGTTGCTCTGGATATTTTTCAAAGTAATAATGTTGTTACCTATTGTTTTTTAGATGACGATGATAAACTGCACGGCAAGGAAATTTGCGATGTTGCTGTTCTTGGCCGCACAGATGATGATGGCTTTTTAAAGTACCTAGGGAAAAAATGCTCAGCTTTTGTTGCCAGTGATGATAATAAACTAAGGCAGAATCTTGTGCAGATGCTTAAGGAGAGAAGAAAGATTATGCCTGTAAATGCTGTGCATTCCAAAGCATTTATATCCGAATATTCCTTTCTCGGCTATGGCAATATGATCAATGCGGGAGCAATCATTAATAGCAATGCAAAGATCTCTAATCATTGTATTATCAGTTGCAATGCATTGATAGATTTTGATGCCCAGATTGATGATTTTGTTCAGATTGGGGCCGGAAGTATTATTAATTCAGGTGTCAAAATTGAAAAAGGAGCATTCATAGGTTCCGGAGCAATAATTATTTCCGGAGTTACTGTTGGTAAAAATGCCAGGGTGGGAGCCGGTTCTGTAGTAATTAATAATGTTAAAGACGGAGAAACAGTATTTGGCAATCCAGCAAAAGTTGTTTAG
- a CDS encoding type II 3-dehydroquinate dehydratase produces the protein MKIIIINGPNLNLLGIRETSIYGSESFADYFKKLTAEFPQAGLEYYQSNVEGEIINKLHETGFSYDGIVLNAGAYTHTSIAISDAIAGIKTPVYEVHLSNVYSREDYRHKSMLAKNCKGVISGFGMDSYRLAVYQFLSLKK, from the coding sequence ATGAAAATCATTATTATAAACGGACCAAATTTAAATTTGCTAGGCATCCGCGAGACTTCCATATACGGTTCCGAATCATTTGCAGACTATTTTAAAAAATTAACTGCTGAATTTCCTCAAGCTGGATTGGAATATTATCAATCAAATGTTGAAGGAGAAATCATTAATAAACTTCATGAAACTGGATTCTCCTATGACGGAATCGTATTGAATGCAGGCGCTTATACTCATACCTCTATTGCCATCTCTGACGCAATTGCAGGTATTAAAACGCCAGTATATGAGGTACATCTCTCTAATGTATATTCAAGAGAAGATTACAGACATAAAAGTATGCTGGCAAAGAACTGTAAAGGCGTGATTTCTGGTTTTGGAATGGACAGCTATCGTCTTGCTGTTTATCAATTCCTTTCACTCAAAAAATAA
- the xerD gene encoding site-specific tyrosine recombinase XerD: MNWDLLLKQFKNYLKLEKSLSINSIDAYVHDVVKLRQFLEISNKECNPARLTYNDLVDFLVFLSELGMSPNSQARIISGIKGFYRFLMIEEIVTNDPSALLESPKLGRKLPDTLSFPEIEELLNSIDMSTMEGTRNRAMLETLYSSGLRVSELVELRLNNVYADQGFLRVIGKGSKERLVPVGREALKFINIYVKEVRCHLVAKPGSENHVFLNRRGAGLTRVMVFTIIKKLAKDLGMKKSISPHTFRHSFATHLIEGGADLRAVQEMLGHESITTTEIYTHLDRDYLKQIIKDFHPRS; this comes from the coding sequence ATGAATTGGGATCTCCTGCTAAAGCAATTTAAAAATTACCTTAAGTTAGAGAAGTCGTTATCGATAAATTCTATTGATGCGTACGTGCATGATGTTGTAAAACTAAGACAGTTTTTAGAAATCTCCAATAAGGAATGTAACCCTGCCCGGCTTACTTATAATGATCTGGTAGACTTCCTTGTTTTTCTCTCGGAACTTGGGATGTCTCCTAATTCACAGGCGAGAATTATTTCAGGAATAAAAGGTTTTTACAGGTTTCTGATGATAGAAGAGATTGTCACAAATGATCCATCCGCACTTCTTGAAAGTCCCAAACTAGGAAGGAAACTGCCAGATACATTGAGCTTTCCGGAGATAGAAGAATTACTTAATTCTATCGATATGTCAACCATGGAAGGAACAAGAAATCGAGCAATGCTGGAGACTTTGTACAGCTCAGGTCTTAGAGTTTCTGAGCTTGTAGAGCTCCGGCTTAATAATGTATATGCAGATCAGGGTTTTTTAAGGGTAATAGGTAAAGGAAGCAAGGAAAGACTGGTGCCAGTAGGCAGAGAGGCGTTAAAATTCATCAATATTTATGTAAAAGAGGTACGCTGCCACCTGGTAGCTAAACCGGGTTCAGAAAACCATGTATTTTTAAACAGGAGAGGAGCAGGCCTTACCAGAGTAATGGTATTTACCATTATAAAAAAACTGGCGAAAGATTTAGGAATGAAAAAAAGTATTAGTCCCCATACTTTCAGACATTCTTTCGCAACCCATTTGATTGAAGGGGGGGCCGATTTAAGAGCAGTCCAGGAAATGCTCGGTCATGAGTCCATCACAACTACAGAGATTTATACCCACCTGGACAGAGATTATCTAAAACAAATTATTAAAGATTTTCACCCTAGAAGTTAA
- a CDS encoding response regulator: protein MKRIKSILLVDDDSINNFINEKLIKRLNVADEVKIVLNGEEALNLLQEIINSGQKCPELILLDINMPVMDGFEFLEAYKSLDFPDKKSVVIVMLTTSTNPLDIKKLNDSGVFGYVNKPLTDEKFSSILNEHFVTN from the coding sequence ATGAAAAGAATCAAAAGCATTTTATTAGTTGACGATGATAGTATCAATAATTTCATCAATGAAAAACTAATTAAAAGGCTGAATGTAGCAGACGAGGTAAAAATAGTGCTTAATGGGGAGGAAGCCTTAAACCTTCTTCAGGAAATAATAAATTCTGGTCAGAAATGTCCTGAGTTGATTTTATTAGACATTAATATGCCGGTTATGGATGGATTCGAGTTCCTTGAAGCATATAAATCTCTTGATTTTCCGGATAAAAAATCTGTAGTTATAGTAATGCTTACCACTTCCACAAATCCACTGGATATTAAAAAATTAAACGATTCAGGGGTTTTTGGTTATGTGAACAAACCGCTAACGGATGAAAAGTTTTCCAGTATTCTGAATGAGCATTTTGTAACTAACTGA
- a CDS encoding LolA family protein yields MRKIASILIILLVSLSKASFAQYDPKAAAILDAMSSKYKSMPAFKAKFVYTLEAPNNVKETAEGEIVVKGSKFTLKLDGQEIINNGSTVWTYIKDANEVNVSNYEPDENDMSPTKIYTMYKKGYKYTFLEEKNENGKTYEVVDLIPEDRKPQIFKVRMEINKKDKTLKSWKIFEKNGNKYYYTVKEFIPDYKVEDNYFSFDVSKHKGVEVIELR; encoded by the coding sequence ATGAGAAAAATTGCAAGCATTTTAATAATCCTTTTGGTTAGTCTTTCAAAAGCATCTTTTGCTCAGTATGATCCTAAAGCAGCAGCGATACTGGATGCAATGAGTTCGAAGTATAAAAGCATGCCTGCATTTAAGGCAAAATTTGTCTATACATTGGAAGCGCCTAATAATGTAAAAGAAACTGCTGAAGGAGAAATTGTTGTAAAAGGTTCTAAGTTTACATTAAAACTTGATGGCCAGGAGATTATTAATAATGGCTCGACCGTTTGGACATATATTAAGGATGCCAACGAGGTAAATGTTTCAAATTATGAGCCGGATGAAAATGATATGAGTCCGACGAAGATCTATACTATGTATAAAAAAGGCTATAAATATACCTTCTTGGAAGAAAAAAACGAGAATGGCAAGACTTACGAAGTCGTAGACCTGATTCCTGAAGACAGAAAGCCTCAGATTTTCAAAGTTAGAATGGAAATAAATAAGAAAGATAAAACTCTGAAAAGCTGGAAAATATTTGAGAAAAACGGAAACAAGTATTATTATACGGTAAAAGAATTTATTCCAGATTATAAAGTGGAAGACAACTATTTTAGTTTTGATGTTTCAAAACATAAAGGCGTTGAAGTGATTGAATTAAGATAG
- a CDS encoding helix-turn-helix transcriptional regulator, with amino-acid sequence MAKHIGKLILSRLAELGMNKSEFARRINKSRQNVQDIFKRESVDTDLLLQISKVLNFNFFTLLAANEELAKAEVHEDGVMYKKKQKGDKVNGGSEDIKKQLDIARREISYLEKINTLLENKIGKKSAKPALKVSAKKTAKKVRK; translated from the coding sequence ATGGCAAAACATATTGGAAAATTGATTCTTTCGAGACTTGCTGAGCTTGGAATGAATAAGAGCGAATTCGCAAGGCGAATAAACAAATCGCGACAGAATGTGCAGGATATATTTAAGAGAGAAAGTGTGGACACAGATCTTCTCCTGCAAATTTCAAAGGTATTAAACTTCAACTTCTTCACTTTACTTGCAGCAAATGAGGAGCTTGCAAAAGCAGAAGTACATGAAGACGGAGTAATGTACAAGAAAAAGCAAAAAGGGGATAAGGTAAATGGTGGTTCTGAAGACATTAAAAAGCAATTGGACATTGCCCGGAGGGAGATCTCATATCTTGAAAAAATTAACACATTATTAGAGAATAAGATTGGTAAAAAATCAGCTAAGCCTGCCTTAAAAGTATCCGCTAAAAAAACTGCCAAAAAGGTTAGAAAATAG
- a CDS encoding FtsK/SpoIIIE family DNA translocase, whose translation MAENTYKKPNKKKEKESSGSRLPKINLGFLKDRRFLLASGFTLLVFSLCLVIAFISFLFNGTEDQSVVEALFSTNVQESGLESRNWLGLFGSILSYWFIFKWFGIASFLFIPLVFLIGFKLVFQQDLFNFRRVFIFCTFFIFWISITSGYFVFAIDNQSVLGFLSGGIGFELAFITNAMIGWGTPLVMLLTLVIFSIFYFNITTILGAKEVIAENVADAKNHLKEIASEEEETEEEISDEDWLVKVVDEQEETAEEALEEEVGEEVPAEGQEYEEEEYEEEVGEEDGIEEEYEYDENSGEEEEVHEYIPSNEEGGIGLMVAKAPEEEIIEEGIAENYDPTLDLSSYKYPTLDLLNEYEGAKIQVSKEELEANKDKIVETLSHYNIGISNIKATIGPTVTLYEIVPDAGIRISKIKNLEDDIALSLAALGIRIIAPIPGKGTIGIEVPNSNKETVSIRSVLSTEKFLKSDKDLPVVFGKTISNEVFVGDLAKMPHLLMAGATGQGKSVGLNVLLASLIYKKHPSQLKFVLVDPKKVELSLFNKIERHFLAKLPDTQDAIITDTKKVIHTLNSLCMEMDMRYDLLKDANCRNLKEYNKKFVERKLNPNKGHRFMPYIVLVIDELADLMMTAGKEVETPIARLAQLARAIGIHLVVATQRPSVNVITGIIKANFPARLSFKVTSKIDSRTILDAGGAEQLIGQGDMLFSMGSELIRVQCAFIDTPEVEKVCEFIGNQRGYDSAYMLPEYVDEEGEGGDKGEFNFAERDSLFEEAARIIVTHQQGSTSLLQRRLKLGYNRAGRLIDQLESAGVVGPFEGSKAREVLVTDEYSLEQLLNELDKKK comes from the coding sequence ATGGCTGAAAATACCTATAAGAAACCTAATAAAAAGAAGGAAAAAGAAAGCTCTGGAAGCAGGCTTCCTAAAATTAATTTAGGTTTTCTGAAAGACAGGCGATTTTTGCTTGCTTCAGGATTCACTTTATTGGTATTTTCTCTTTGTTTGGTCATTGCTTTTATCTCTTTTCTGTTTAATGGTACTGAAGATCAAAGTGTCGTAGAGGCGTTATTTTCTACAAATGTTCAGGAGTCTGGGCTAGAGTCCAGAAACTGGCTGGGGTTATTTGGATCAATATTATCATATTGGTTTATATTTAAGTGGTTTGGAATCGCATCCTTTCTGTTTATTCCACTAGTTTTCCTGATAGGTTTTAAATTGGTTTTTCAACAGGACCTCTTCAATTTCAGAAGGGTATTTATATTCTGTACCTTTTTTATATTCTGGATATCAATTACCTCCGGTTATTTTGTATTTGCTATTGATAACCAATCTGTCCTTGGTTTTTTGAGCGGGGGGATTGGCTTCGAACTTGCATTTATCACAAACGCCATGATTGGCTGGGGAACTCCACTTGTGATGCTTCTCACTTTAGTAATTTTCAGCATATTCTATTTTAATATCACTACCATTTTGGGGGCTAAAGAGGTGATTGCAGAAAATGTTGCGGATGCTAAAAACCATTTGAAAGAAATTGCTTCTGAAGAGGAAGAAACTGAAGAAGAAATTTCAGATGAAGATTGGCTTGTGAAGGTTGTGGATGAACAAGAGGAGACAGCTGAAGAAGCTTTAGAAGAAGAAGTAGGGGAAGAAGTTCCAGCTGAGGGGCAAGAATATGAGGAAGAAGAATATGAAGAAGAAGTTGGCGAAGAAGATGGTATTGAGGAAGAATATGAATATGATGAAAATTCCGGGGAGGAAGAAGAGGTTCATGAATACATACCTTCTAATGAAGAAGGAGGGATAGGCTTGATGGTTGCTAAAGCACCGGAAGAAGAAATTATAGAAGAAGGTATTGCTGAGAATTATGATCCTACACTTGATTTATCTTCATATAAATACCCTACTCTTGACTTACTTAACGAATATGAAGGAGCCAAAATTCAAGTTAGTAAAGAAGAACTGGAAGCAAACAAAGATAAAATTGTAGAAACGCTTTCTCATTACAATATTGGTATCAGCAACATCAAAGCGACCATTGGACCGACTGTTACATTGTATGAGATTGTTCCGGATGCTGGTATTAGGATTTCGAAAATAAAAAACCTTGAAGATGATATTGCATTGAGCCTTGCAGCCCTTGGTATAAGGATCATAGCACCTATTCCCGGAAAAGGCACGATAGGTATTGAGGTACCAAACAGCAATAAGGAAACAGTTTCTATTCGTTCTGTGCTATCTACAGAAAAGTTTCTAAAGAGTGATAAAGATCTTCCTGTTGTGTTTGGTAAGACCATTTCCAATGAAGTGTTTGTCGGTGACCTTGCTAAAATGCCGCACTTACTGATGGCTGGAGCTACAGGACAAGGTAAATCTGTCGGCTTAAACGTGTTGCTGGCTTCATTGATCTATAAGAAGCACCCATCTCAGTTAAAATTTGTATTGGTCGATCCTAAAAAAGTAGAGCTTTCACTTTTTAATAAAATAGAAAGACATTTTCTGGCAAAACTTCCTGATACTCAGGATGCAATTATAACTGATACAAAAAAGGTAATACATACTCTTAATTCCCTATGTATGGAAATGGATATGCGTTACGATCTTCTCAAAGATGCCAATTGCAGAAATTTAAAAGAGTATAATAAGAAATTTGTTGAGCGTAAGCTTAATCCGAATAAAGGACACCGCTTTATGCCATATATCGTGCTTGTTATAGATGAGCTTGCTGACTTAATGATGACAGCAGGAAAAGAGGTGGAAACTCCAATAGCCCGTCTTGCTCAGCTTGCCCGTGCCATTGGTATACACCTGGTTGTTGCAACACAGAGACCATCTGTCAATGTAATCACGGGTATAATAAAAGCAAACTTCCCGGCCAGATTATCTTTTAAAGTAACTTCTAAAATAGATTCAAGAACAATTTTGGATGCTGGAGGCGCCGAGCAGCTTATTGGGCAAGGGGATATGCTATTTTCAATGGGATCTGAACTAATTCGTGTTCAATGTGCTTTTATAGATACTCCGGAAGTTGAAAAAGTCTGCGAATTTATTGGAAATCAAAGGGGATATGATTCAGCATATATGCTTCCTGAGTATGTCGATGAAGAAGGAGAGGGAGGCGATAAGGGAGAATTCAATTTTGCAGAAAGAGACAGTCTTTTTGAAGAAGCAGCCCGGATTATTGTTACACACCAGCAGGGAAGTACTTCACTATTACAAAGAAGATTAAAACTGGGATACAATAGAGCAGGTCGTTTGATAGATCAGTTGGAATCTGCAGGAGTTGTTGGTCCGTTCGAAGGAAGTAAAGCCAGAGAGGTGCTTGTAACCGACGAATATAGTTTGGAACAATTATTGAATGAGTTAGATAAGAAAAAATAG